The sequence CCTCTAACTGATTATTCCAGATTTCTTCAGGGTCATGCTCAACCCATCCTGGTTTACTGTATATTTGCTTATGTGCTTTGCTTTTAACTGATATAATATCGGCATTATGATTGAAAATAATTGCTCTGGAACTTGTAGTTCCCTGGTCAAGTGCAACAATATATTTTTTCAAAAAATACGACCCCCTTATACAACTGTGGAAAGAAATACTTACTAGAATATTTATATAAATAAAAAATAAACAACCTTATATTTTATTGTAGCATATTATTTAATTAAAAGCTGTACAAGTTTGTATCAGAAAACACGGAAAATTTCTTTCTTGGCGCCGCATACAGGACAAACATCAGGCACATCTCCTGCCTCTGTATAGCCGCATATGGGGCAAATATAAATATCTCCTATTTCCATGTCTTTACCCTGTTTGGCTGCATCCTGTGCCTGCTGGAACAGTTTTGCATGAATTTTTTCAGCTTCCAGCGCAAAATGGAAAGCCCTCTCTGCATCTTTCTCCTTTTGATACCGGGCTGTTTCAAGATATACAGGATACATTTGATTAACCTCATGGAGTTCTCCGTTAATAGCTCCCTGTAAGTTCTCAGCGGTACTGCCTATTCCAAAAACAGCTCCTGCAGGTACAGTATAGTCTCCTTTTTGTTCTTTCAATACGCGGAAATGGTTATTGGCATGAGCCCACTCTGCATATGCAATAGCGTTAAAAAGCCTTGCAATATTGGGCATATTCTCTTTTTCAGCTAATTCTCCCCATATGAGATATCTCATATGAGCCATACTCTCTCCACTATATGCTGAACGTAAAAAATCTGCAGTCATTGCATTTTTTACTGCCATAGAAAATTCCTCCCTTGCTTAACTAAAAATCGTATGATTATTATATTGCGTATTACTGGAACAATTTATTCACTATTACCGCAATACTCAGTCATAACAGAAATCTACGTTATGAAAACTTCCATTGAGTTTCAAAGCCCTTTCCCTAGTTTTATTATAATTCATAGACTTCGCCATTGAATAATGTAACAATAACCTTAAAACTATATTCTGGGTAATTGTTATGTTCTACAGGTGCACCCGTCTCTGAATGCAGAATATTTACCATATAGCTTCCGTATTCATCACCTTTGTCATCTGTAGAAATTTCGCCATACTTAACTTCAGGTAATGCAGAAGCATTAATATCACCTGCTGCTATCATTATGTTAAGTTTGTCCACGGCTTCTGAATTCAGAATATTATATGCAGTGACATCTTTTGAAAAAACTTCTTTATCCTTATAATAGGCTTTAACTATCACACTTTTAATTTTAAAATCTTGTTCACCAAATGTCTTATTACGCAATTTGAATGTATAGGTTGTTTTTTCCTTATCAGTGCCTGTGCCACTTTCCAAAAAGCTAATTCTGTTCTCAAAATCACTTTTAATATCTTTCTGATACGGATAAGAATTTAGCTTTTTGTAGTCCCCATCAGCTGATTTTTGATATATGTTTAATGTATAATTTTCTTTGTAAGATAACTCGATTTCACAAGAATAATTTAATCCATTTGCAGATATACATTCATAATTTAATCCATTTGAATTATTTTGTGATGATACATTAAGATATACTTTTGAATCTGCATCTGACTGCTTTAATGTAAACTCTATCAAAGTTTTTACAGTTCCTGACTTTGTATCAACACCGTTATATGTAGAACTGAAACTCGATACAATATTTTGTTGCTCGCTTAAAATACTCTCGACTCTATCTGAGATGCCATAAATTAAATTATTTAATTCCAGATTTATGTTAGATTCCATATTAGAAACACGATTATTCAAATATTCTATTTCTCTATTTAACCTGACATTCTGGTATATTAACAAACCTAAAATAAGTATCAATGCTATAACTATAACATTGTACTTTTTACCGTTTTCCATCTGATACCACCCTTCAAATAAATGCATTATTATTATTAATTATTTCATGCTGATCCGGCAAAATTTATCTTCA is a genomic window of Clostridiaceae bacterium containing:
- a CDS encoding rubrerythrin family protein; translation: MAVKNAMTADFLRSAYSGESMAHMRYLIWGELAEKENMPNIARLFNAIAYAEWAHANNHFRVLKEQKGDYTVPAGAVFGIGSTAENLQGAINGELHEVNQMYPVYLETARYQKEKDAERAFHFALEAEKIHAKLFQQAQDAAKQGKDMEIGDIYICPICGYTEAGDVPDVCPVCGAKKEIFRVF